A region from the Stutzerimonas stutzeri genome encodes:
- a CDS encoding ISL3 family transposase: MDASLLALFWEGFELDSYEPLGTHCLLIRLKPDASRLPCCSGCGQSTFLPHDTSFRRVRERDLLQYRVWLEVPVRRVRCPTCGPRRERIDWLAGRQPLTRAMVNWVENLVRLLPIKHVAELVGLHWHTVKAIDLGRLHRDISAPDLSRVRRLIMDEFSLYKGHRYATVAICADTQQVLWVGEGRSREAVRPFFEWMGPPACARIEAVAMDMNTAMDLEVQAHCPNAREVYDLFHVVAKYGREVVDRIRVDQANRLKADPAGRRAIKRSRWLLLRNRHNLDEPQALKLDELLAANTPLMTAYVFKTQLKELWYAPNEYEARRRWGEWFKLAQESGLQPLQAFAKRLKAYVEGIVSSAEFQLNTSVLEGMNNRIKVIKRMAYGYRDNTYFFLKIKAAFPGKLR, translated from the coding sequence ATGGATGCTAGTTTGCTCGCCCTGTTCTGGGAAGGCTTCGAGCTGGATAGCTATGAGCCTCTCGGTACCCATTGCCTGCTGATAAGGCTCAAGCCCGATGCCTCAAGGCTGCCTTGTTGCAGCGGTTGTGGGCAGTCCACATTCCTCCCTCACGACACCAGTTTCCGCCGGGTGCGCGAGCGCGATCTGTTGCAATACCGCGTCTGGCTGGAGGTTCCTGTTCGTCGGGTTCGCTGCCCCACTTGTGGTCCTCGGCGCGAGCGGATCGATTGGCTCGCCGGCCGTCAGCCGCTCACACGCGCGATGGTCAACTGGGTGGAAAATCTGGTTCGGCTGCTGCCGATCAAGCATGTGGCCGAGCTGGTGGGGCTTCATTGGCACACGGTCAAAGCCATCGACCTTGGCCGTCTCCACCGGGATATTTCAGCACCGGACCTGAGCCGAGTTCGCCGCCTGATCATGGATGAGTTTTCCCTGTACAAGGGGCATCGCTATGCCACCGTGGCGATCTGTGCCGATACCCAGCAAGTACTGTGGGTCGGGGAGGGCCGTAGCCGCGAGGCTGTGCGCCCCTTCTTCGAGTGGATGGGGCCGCCAGCCTGCGCTCGGATCGAAGCGGTTGCCATGGACATGAACACGGCGATGGATCTGGAGGTCCAGGCGCACTGCCCCAACGCCCGGGAGGTCTACGACCTGTTCCATGTTGTAGCCAAGTACGGCAGGGAGGTCGTCGATCGGATCCGGGTCGATCAAGCGAATCGGCTGAAGGCTGACCCTGCCGGTCGACGGGCGATCAAGCGCTCGCGCTGGTTACTGCTGCGTAACCGGCACAATCTCGATGAGCCCCAAGCACTCAAACTTGACGAACTTCTGGCCGCGAACACGCCGCTGATGACGGCTTACGTGTTCAAGACACAGCTGAAGGAGCTCTGGTATGCACCGAATGAGTATGAAGCGCGGCGGCGGTGGGGCGAGTGGTTCAAGCTTGCCCAGGAAAGCGGACTGCAACCTCTTCAGGCCTTTGCCAAGCGGTTAAAGGCCTACGTTGAAGGCATTGTTTCCAGCGCCGAATTCCAGCTCAACACCAGCGTGCTTGAGGGAATGAACAACCGCATCAAGGTCATCAAGCGGATGGCGTACGGTTACCGGGATAACACCTACTTCTTCCTCAAGATCAAAGCGGCGTTTCCCGGCAAGTTGCGATGA